The region GCCAGGCCAGCGAGCCGGAGAAAGTGGCGTGTGCTTTCAGGCCCAGTCTTGCCGAGGCGACCGCCGCCTGCTTCAGCTTTTCCGTCGCCCACGCCCGGCGGGCCACGTCGTTGCCGCGCACGGCGGCGGGGGCAAAGTGGTCAAATGCCTCGCTGTAGGCGGGGTTTACCGCCACAAGCTGCCCTTCCAGATGGGTCGACAGTTCGCTGATAACCAGCCCGTGCGCGGCCAGCTTAGCGGCGAAGTCATCGCAGTAGGCCTGGCTCTCCGCGGCTTTTTCCACATCAAAGATATGCGGATGGTTACAGGGGATCTGCACCGCTTTGTAACCCTTCGCCGCCGCCCATCCTGCCAGCCCGTCGAGCGAGTTAAACGGCGCTTCTGCGCCAATAAACTGCGAGAGAAAAATACCCGGTCCTTTTATCGTCCTCATACCACCTCCTGAACGTTACGCCTTGTCATCGTCATACTTAAACGTGAGAAGGAAAATCAGCGCGATCGCCGCGGCAGCCACCGCCGGGATCCACCAGAATGTGACCCACGCCTGCGGCACGGTTTGCCCCGCCACCAGACGGTTGTAGAGCGCGCCGGAAATCTGCGAGCCGAGCAGCATGCCGATGCCGTAGGTGAACATCACAATCATGCTCTGCGCCTGGCCTTTCACCTTTTCGCCCGCCACGCGGTCGGTGTAGATAAAGCCGACGACAAAGAAGAAATCGTAGCAGACACCGTGCAGCAGAATGCCGAGATACAGCAGAATGCGCCCTTCCTCGCTGACGCCCAGCGCGAACATGGCATAACGCACGAACCACGCCAGCATGCCGATCAGCAGCATATATTTCACGCCCAGACGACGGAACAGGAGCGGAATAACCAGCATGAAGACGATCTCAGACATCTGCCCGAACGACATGGCGGTGCTGACGTCGGCAATTCCGGCATCCGCCAGATACGAGGCGGTGTAGGCGTAATAGGTGCCGAGCGGGACGGAGATCAGCATTGCGCAGACGGAGAAGACGAAGAAGTGACGGGTTTTGAGCAGCGCGAAGGCGTCCGCGCAGAAGAGATCCCGCACCTTCACCGGCAGGCCTTTCGCCGGGGCTGGTGTGTGCGGCAGCGTCAGGCTGTAGATCGCCAGCAGCACGGAACTGACCGCCGCCACCTGGAAGATGGTGACACTGGAGGCCACGCCGGTGACGCCGATAAAAATGCCCGCCACGATCCAGCCGATGGTGCCGAACACGCGCACCACCGGGAAGGTTTTATCCACGTTCGCCAGGCTGTGAAACGCGATGTTGTTGGTCAGCGCCAGCGTCGGCATGTAGCAGAGCGTGTAGCCAAACAGCAGGCCAATGAGCAGCGCGCCGTTTTCGGCAATCAGCGCCCCCGGCACGAACCAGAGGATTGCCGCGCCCGCCAGGTGCATCACCGCCATCACCTTCTGTGAAGCGAAGAAGCGGTCCACCAGCATGCCGAGCACGAACGGCGAGAGAATGGAGGCGATAGGCCCGGCGGAGAACGCATCGCCAATCAGCAAAGACATGTTGTGCTGAGTCATCACCAGGCCAAGCGTGACCGACCAGCTACCCCAGATAAAAAATTGCAGAAACATCATCAGCGACAAACGCGGCACCAGCAGCCGGTGTTGCGTTATCGCCTTTTCACTACTCTCAGTTGACACCATGATAAGCCTCACCCGGAAAAAAGTAATCGATTACAAATTCGCTCAATTGAAAAGTAATCGATTACAAAATAAAGATCCTGTGGATCGAAACAGAATTGGGAGAGGGGTCACGATAAAGGTGAAGGGGTGGTGCGGTCTGGTGCCATCACCCCGGCCCTCTCCCACGGGGAGAGGGTGCAAACACTAAAAACGGCAACCTGGTTGCCGTTTTGCTTTTACCTTCGTGAGAGCTTAAACGCCACAAACAGGAACACCACCCACACCGGCAGCAGCATCGCTGACAGGCGCATCTCATCCATGGCGCACATCAGCACCAGAATCAGTCCCAGGAATGCAATACAGATATAGTTCCCTGCCGGGTAGAGCAGCGCTTTGAACTGCGTCTCGCGTCCCTTGCGGCGCATCGCCGCGCGGAAACGCAGGTGCGCGAGGCAGATCATGATCCAGTTCAGCAGCAGCGTCGCCACAACCAGCGCCATCAGCAGGCCAAAAGCCTGTTTCGGCAGCAGATAGTTGATCAGCACCACCAGCGAGGTAATAGCGCCAGAAAGAAACAGCGAGTTGATCGGCACGCCGCGACGGCTGACGCGGGTGAGGAACTTCGGCGCGTTGCCCTGCACGGAGAGGCCAAACAGCATGCGGCTGTTGGAGTAGACCCCACTGTTGTAGACCGACAGCGATGCCACGAGAATAACGAAGTTCAGCGCCGAAGCGACCACGTTGCTGTTCAGATCGTGGAAAATCATCACGAACGGGCTACTGTCAGATTTCACTTCTACCCACGGGTAGAGCGCCAGCAGCACCACCAGCGAGCCGATATAGAACAGCAAAATACGGTACACCACCTGATTGACCGCTTTCGGAATGCTTTTGTGCGGGTCGCGCGCTTCAGCAGCGGTAATGCCAATCAGCTCCAGCCCGCCGAAGGAGAACATAATGACCGCCAGCGAGAGGATCAGCCCTTTCCAGCCGGTTGCCAGGAAGCCGCCGTGCTGCCACAGGTTGT is a window of Enterobacter hormaechei ATCC 49162 DNA encoding:
- the pheP gene encoding phenylalanine transporter, giving the protein MKDASSASGHGRAEASSDQSPTLQRGLQNRHIQLIALGGAIGTGLFLGIGPAIQMAGPAVLLGYAIAGIIAFLIMRQLGEMVVEEPVSGSFAHFAYKYWGPFAGFLSGWNYWVMFVLVGMAELTAAGIYMQYWLPDVPTWIWAAAFFIIINAVNLVNVRLYGETEFWFALIKVLAIIGMIGFGLWLLFSGHGGERASIDNLWQHGGFLATGWKGLILSLAVIMFSFGGLELIGITAAEARDPHKSIPKAVNQVVYRILLFYIGSLVVLLALYPWVEVKSDSSPFVMIFHDLNSNVVASALNFVILVASLSVYNSGVYSNSRMLFGLSVQGNAPKFLTRVSRRGVPINSLFLSGAITSLVVLINYLLPKQAFGLLMALVVATLLLNWIMICLAHLRFRAAMRRKGRETQFKALLYPAGNYICIAFLGLILVLMCAMDEMRLSAMLLPVWVVFLFVAFKLSRR
- a CDS encoding MFS transporter, translating into MVSTESSEKAITQHRLLVPRLSLMMFLQFFIWGSWSVTLGLVMTQHNMSLLIGDAFSAGPIASILSPFVLGMLVDRFFASQKVMAVMHLAGAAILWFVPGALIAENGALLIGLLFGYTLCYMPTLALTNNIAFHSLANVDKTFPVVRVFGTIGWIVAGIFIGVTGVASSVTIFQVAAVSSVLLAIYSLTLPHTPAPAKGLPVKVRDLFCADAFALLKTRHFFVFSVCAMLISVPLGTYYAYTASYLADAGIADVSTAMSFGQMSEIVFMLVIPLLFRRLGVKYMLLIGMLAWFVRYAMFALGVSEEGRILLYLGILLHGVCYDFFFVVGFIYTDRVAGEKVKGQAQSMIVMFTYGIGMLLGSQISGALYNRLVAGQTVPQAWVTFWWIPAVAAAAIALIFLLTFKYDDDKA